CATACCAAGAAATAGGGTcacgaaggtatgtggtatcatggcactgggtcatgggaaaaaaaagtttgaatacACCTGCACTAAACAGTTTAGTTTTCATACTCACTTTcccttgtaaaaaaaaatgaaactcgaATGTAAAACTAAAACTAGACAGTGCTGGCCAAACCTGTGATTGAATCAGTAAGTGATTGTGACCACCCAGAGCAGAACACGGTTTCAAAGCGCAGGAAACAGCTTGACAACTAACATGTGTTAGAGGAACTTGGTTTCCCTGCCTCCATAGCAGTGTGAATGAATCAGCGCCTCGGGCTGGGTTAATGGTTAGCGTGGGCGGCGTCTACCAGCGCCCCAGACAGCGGAGAGTCTCCTGCAGAAAGAGGTGACTCAGCTGTGGGCGGACCAAGCATTCTTTAAGCAGCGTCATATAGGGAACTGGGCGGGGACGGGAGCTGCCCTTTTTAGAGAAGTGAAATAAATTCTATGATTCTAAAGCATTTCTCACATTCTGACTGCAAAAGCCGGTGAGGATATAAGGAAGCAGAGAGCTCGGTAAATTATAAGAGACAGAAACAAGTGAAACAGGAACCGATATCTGGATAAATCTAGCACCAACCAGAGAATGAAAATGCAGGTACAAGAGGTGATCATGGAAGGAGAGCTGGAGAAACGAAGTGATAATCTCCTTCAGTTCTGGAGAAAGAAAGTTTGTGTCCTAACAAAGGATAGCTTGAATATGTTTGCAGATGGTCAGAAGAAATCCAAATGCAAAGAGTTAAAGTTCCAGTCTATCAAGAAGTTGGACTGTGTGGAGAGGACTGGAAAGTACATCTACTTCACTATAGTCACCAACGACAACAAGGAGATTGATTTTCGGTGTCCTGATGATAGTTGTTGGAATGCAACCATCACTATGGCTCTGATTGACTTCCAGaacaaaaaggcaatccagaaTTTTAAGTCCATGAGGGAGAATGATAGGTGCAGCCCTGAGATGAGGGTGGCACCGTGTGTGTGACAAAGAAGTCAGCCACATGTACAGCAACATGAGACAATCAAAGGTGAGAGCAAGGGGACAAGGTGTGCTATATGGGGGTGAATATGTGACTCTATCTGTTCTGTCTGTGAAAATGGGTCAGTTCATCTTTAGCAGAATAAATAAATCCATCAGAGTTTCAAACTTTTCCTGTTAAATGGTTGCTTGTCTCTAAAcgaaaagtatatggcaaatacattCTACAGGGCGGCTCTAAAAGATGAATGGCTCCATTCATGTGAGTGTAACATTCCGGTGTAGTCCTGCAGTATGTATTTCTTGTACATCGTATTAAGACGTTATTGAAACATACTTTTTCCTTCTACGCCTCAtagtagtaaatatttttaaacaattactgtttacttatattttatttattattatttaaaaatattatttattattaaagaacctgtattatatctatgtatgaaaattaatttgtatatatatatatatatatataataatttattcacACATAAACTATTAACACTTCATATAATAGGTATGTGTAATACCTATGTGTAATCTcagtcacattatatatatatatatatatatatatatataaataaataaagtgtgtgTATAAACTGTATAACTGTAGTTTTCTAATCAGTTAACCATTACCTTTACTCTACAAAGTGTATTTAAGCTGTTGCATTAGAGTCTTTTTTTACTTTTctcttaaatttagttttttgcttaTATATCATTTTGACATGAAgttatctttaaaacagattgagATAAAGTATTCAGTGCTGCATTTGAGCAAGGGCTCCTAGAATACTATCCTTGTCTCACTGCTAGAATGTGCACCAGGCTTCTAGCTTTTAAACAAAATTCTCACCCTCTGAAATGTTTAAAAAGATGTAAGTGCTGATCCTCTCTGGGTGAAACCGTAGCTTCCCGCATG
The nucleotide sequence above comes from Bombina bombina isolate aBomBom1 chromosome 7, aBomBom1.pri, whole genome shotgun sequence. Encoded proteins:
- the PHLDA2 gene encoding pleckstrin homology-like domain family A member 2; its protein translation is MKMQVQEVIMEGELEKRSDNLLQFWRKKVCVLTKDSLNMFADGQKKSKCKELKFQSIKKLDCVERTGKYIYFTIVTNDNKEIDFRCPDDSCWNATITMALIDFQNKKAIQNFKSMRENDRCSPEMRVAPCV